In Hydrogenovibrio thermophilus, the following are encoded in one genomic region:
- a CDS encoding ABC transporter substrate-binding protein codes for MMFKSWVRWPLTLLLVAASMMTMAAEKLPKLVLSGPFAGVSNPLIHMVETGALKEFADVVEFKPWNGADQLKLMALGKGNFQADFIAMPSNVAANLYNRGVDLKLMNISVWGILWMVSRDDSLKTLADFKGKEIAMPFRGDMPDILFEQLVKAEGLDPKKDFKLRYTPHPLDAMQLLIMRRVDHALLPEPAISMALRKTKSFPISVIAPDLYRSVDLQAEWGRVFKRKAQVPEAGMTAMPSVLDNPALLERFNEAYAESMQWCLDNPKAAGEMVAKHIALLAPEAVADSIEITKFDVVPALQAKAELEFFYRQLMQNLPDLVGGKLPDNGFYYTP; via the coding sequence ATGATGTTCAAAAGCTGGGTACGTTGGCCGCTCACTTTATTGTTGGTGGCAGCTTCCATGATGACGATGGCCGCGGAAAAATTGCCGAAGCTGGTGTTGTCCGGCCCCTTCGCCGGGGTGTCCAACCCTTTGATTCACATGGTGGAAACCGGCGCCTTAAAAGAGTTTGCCGACGTGGTGGAATTTAAACCCTGGAACGGTGCGGATCAGTTGAAGTTGATGGCGTTGGGCAAAGGGAATTTTCAAGCCGATTTCATTGCCATGCCTTCCAATGTGGCCGCTAACCTCTACAACCGTGGGGTGGACCTGAAACTGATGAATATCTCGGTGTGGGGCATTTTATGGATGGTGTCACGTGATGATAGTCTCAAGACCTTGGCCGATTTCAAAGGCAAGGAAATTGCCATGCCGTTTCGCGGTGATATGCCGGATATTCTGTTTGAGCAACTGGTGAAAGCGGAAGGCTTGGACCCTAAAAAAGATTTTAAACTGCGTTATACACCGCACCCATTGGATGCGATGCAGTTGTTGATCATGCGTCGGGTGGATCACGCTCTCTTGCCGGAGCCGGCCATTTCCATGGCGTTACGGAAGACGAAATCGTTTCCCATCAGTGTGATTGCGCCCGATCTGTATCGCAGTGTCGATTTGCAGGCGGAGTGGGGCCGGGTATTTAAGCGCAAAGCGCAGGTTCCCGAAGCCGGGATGACGGCGATGCCAAGTGTGCTTGATAATCCAGCGTTGCTGGAACGGTTTAATGAAGCCTACGCCGAGTCCATGCAATGGTGTCTGGATAATCCGAAAGCGGCGGGTGAGATGGTGGCGAAACACATTGCGCTACTGGCGCCGGAAGCGGTAGCGGATTCAATCGAAATCACGAAGTTTGACGTGGTGCCGGCTTTACAGGCGAAAGCGGAGTTGGAGTTCTTTTACCGGCAGTTGATGCAAAATTTACCAGACCTGGTCGGCGGCAAGTTGCCGGATAACGGCTTCTACTACACGCCTTAA
- a CDS encoding plastocyanin/azurin family copper-binding protein — translation MTRNLFLKLCVGTALLTTASMVHAAEHEVKMLNAGTDGIMVFEPGYLKIAPGDTVNFVATDTGHNAVSEVTPDGSKWEVGFDGGKVKFEQEGVNIYYCLPHKSMAMVGVIQVGQAVNKDDAMKQADTLEAGFAMNQGRLKQYMAQVK, via the coding sequence ATGACACGCAATCTCTTTTTAAAACTTTGTGTCGGTACGGCGCTTTTAACCACCGCTTCCATGGTGCACGCCGCCGAACACGAAGTGAAAATGCTCAACGCCGGCACCGACGGCATTATGGTGTTTGAACCGGGTTATTTGAAAATCGCACCGGGCGATACTGTGAACTTCGTTGCCACGGACACCGGTCATAATGCGGTTTCCGAAGTCACGCCGGACGGCTCGAAATGGGAAGTCGGATTCGATGGCGGTAAAGTCAAATTCGAACAGGAAGGCGTCAATATTTATTACTGTCTGCCGCATAAATCCATGGCGATGGTCGGCGTCATTCAGGTCGGACAAGCCGTCAACAAAGACGACGCCATGAAACAAGCCGACACCCTGGAAGCCGGGTTCGCGATGAACCAAGGCCGTTTAAAACAATACATGGCACAGGTCAAATAA
- a CDS encoding TonB-dependent receptor plug domain-containing protein, whose translation MKLKEQTILLSSAMWAAYATPVWAEERSKAETKLETVVISATKTEKSIDKVTASVDVITQDDIEKMGAITLKDVFQNTPGLVLQYGTFPSGSSTSKSSVNIRGLGTTGTLWLLDGRRLAGEVSNPYDMDRFPASMIERIEIVKGPMSALYGADAVGGVINIITKRPDDKFVADVSVSGGANAEGEGSNKQVSANVRGGIGDFRGKFFMSVTDSGAYYEQEQTDTTVTGNQVKPSTRPAPLNNIQDSYDVDVSYRENATVKTVGGRGEYDISNDLTVGAEVYWMDEERDGSYRGTYHPTAYTMMGNRVPAYDVPVNSKDENERYDMAVDAQYFVNDDLDIDFRVYRSYYTKRNTTTLQHYQDFGYASKSASASNGMNANVDVTSYELSSNWAPVENHLLTGGVEYRQEKREATVFTQSNDMDTRRVSSQAIYLQDDFTLGDTWSLTIGGRYDQYDQAAYTDQNGLDHDSSTDSESTFRVGVLKNFHPLLNARVNVAQGFRVPDIRELYIQKQTPGGLLLGAQTVDTAQGKDAYDLKPEKTLSYELGVNGATSEFSYSVTAFLNQINDKIQQVSVAGNMTDYYTFQNVSDAETKGMELNLGYQFLNNLKGRFFWTELRTENKDTGKQLEFNSDRVVELGLDWDVTSLFRLGAYAVYTGEQYYVEDTQGHYTDPYTLTNLTGGYRFGENKQIDLYGGINNVFDQKVDKVIGSNVGTYYFAGVRVGF comes from the coding sequence ATGAAACTGAAAGAACAGACGATTTTACTTTCTTCAGCCATGTGGGCGGCGTATGCGACCCCTGTGTGGGCTGAAGAACGCTCAAAGGCCGAGACAAAGCTTGAAACCGTGGTCATTTCCGCGACGAAAACCGAGAAGTCGATTGATAAAGTCACGGCGTCGGTGGACGTTATTACCCAGGACGACATCGAGAAGATGGGTGCCATTACCTTGAAAGACGTGTTCCAAAATACACCAGGCCTGGTGTTGCAATATGGCACTTTCCCGTCCGGCAGTTCGACATCGAAAAGTTCGGTGAATATTCGCGGCCTAGGCACGACCGGGACGCTTTGGTTGTTGGATGGGCGTCGACTGGCGGGCGAAGTCAGTAACCCATATGATATGGATCGTTTTCCGGCCTCTATGATTGAACGCATTGAAATCGTCAAAGGGCCCATGTCGGCATTGTATGGTGCAGATGCCGTCGGCGGGGTTATCAATATCATCACCAAACGGCCGGATGACAAGTTTGTGGCGGATGTGAGTGTGTCCGGTGGTGCCAATGCGGAAGGTGAAGGCTCCAATAAACAGGTCAGTGCCAATGTGCGCGGCGGTATTGGCGATTTTCGCGGTAAATTCTTTATGTCGGTCACCGATTCCGGCGCGTACTATGAGCAGGAGCAGACCGATACCACCGTTACCGGAAACCAGGTCAAGCCGTCCACACGCCCGGCACCATTGAATAATATTCAGGACAGTTACGACGTTGATGTCAGTTATCGTGAGAATGCGACCGTCAAGACCGTGGGGGGGCGAGGTGAGTATGATATCTCAAACGATTTGACCGTTGGGGCGGAAGTGTATTGGATGGACGAAGAACGCGACGGTTCGTATCGCGGTACCTATCATCCGACGGCATACACCATGATGGGCAACCGGGTGCCGGCTTATGACGTACCGGTGAACTCCAAAGACGAAAACGAACGTTATGATATGGCGGTGGATGCCCAGTATTTCGTCAACGACGATTTGGACATCGATTTCCGTGTTTATCGCTCTTATTACACCAAACGCAATACCACGACGTTGCAGCACTATCAGGATTTCGGTTATGCCAGCAAATCGGCGTCGGCTTCCAATGGGATGAATGCCAATGTGGACGTCACCTCTTATGAATTGAGCTCGAATTGGGCACCGGTGGAGAATCATTTATTGACCGGCGGGGTCGAATATCGTCAGGAAAAGCGTGAAGCGACCGTCTTCACTCAATCCAACGATATGGACACGCGCCGAGTGTCGTCCCAAGCGATTTATCTGCAGGACGATTTTACCCTGGGTGATACCTGGTCTTTGACCATCGGTGGACGCTATGACCAATATGACCAGGCCGCTTACACCGATCAAAATGGTCTGGATCATGACAGTTCAACCGATTCCGAAAGTACTTTCCGCGTTGGCGTTTTGAAAAACTTTCACCCGCTCTTGAATGCACGCGTGAATGTGGCGCAAGGTTTCCGGGTGCCGGATATTCGTGAACTTTACATCCAAAAGCAAACCCCGGGCGGCTTGTTGCTAGGGGCGCAGACGGTGGATACCGCACAAGGCAAGGACGCTTATGACTTGAAGCCGGAAAAAACCTTAAGTTATGAGTTGGGGGTCAACGGTGCCACCAGCGAGTTCTCATACAGCGTCACGGCCTTCCTGAACCAGATAAACGATAAAATCCAGCAGGTGAGTGTGGCTGGAAACATGACGGATTATTATACTTTCCAGAATGTGAGCGATGCCGAAACCAAAGGGATGGAATTGAATCTCGGTTACCAGTTCCTGAACAATTTAAAAGGACGCTTTTTCTGGACCGAGCTGCGTACCGAAAACAAAGATACCGGTAAGCAATTGGAGTTTAACTCGGATCGGGTCGTTGAATTGGGATTGGATTGGGATGTCACCAGCCTTTTCCGATTAGGCGCTTATGCCGTCTATACAGGTGAACAATATTATGTTGAAGACACTCAGGGCCATTACACCGACCCTTATACTTTGACGAATTTGACCGGCGGCTACCGCTTCGGTGAAAACAAACAAATCGATTTGTACGGCGGCATCAACAACGTGTTCGACCAAAAAGTCGATAAAGTCATTGGTTCCAATGTCGGCACCTATTACTTTGCCGGCGTGCGAGTCGGCTTTTAA
- the thpR gene encoding RNA 2',3'-cyclic phosphodiesterase: MRLFLAIPVDAACSEQLKTRLSAFQTRPEIAAMKWTPSPNWHLTLSFLGEVSEADYQAIRESMSDWFAEGMSYFEADLLTLGGFPNLKTGPFWAAKLDATLMMQSLVREIDDHLRPLGFAKRKHAFRPHITLGKWKGASDDFPTIDEPLEPIQLRVDRLNLYQSVLTPSSPPEYRLLNSLPLETY; the protein is encoded by the coding sequence ATGCGACTCTTTTTAGCGATTCCAGTCGATGCAGCCTGTTCGGAACAGCTCAAAACGCGGCTGTCGGCCTTTCAAACCCGCCCGGAAATAGCGGCGATGAAATGGACGCCGTCGCCGAACTGGCATTTAACCTTGTCGTTTCTCGGTGAGGTGTCGGAGGCGGATTATCAAGCGATTCGGGAGTCGATGTCGGATTGGTTCGCGGAAGGGATGAGCTATTTTGAGGCCGACCTGCTGACGCTGGGTGGTTTCCCCAACCTCAAAACCGGCCCTTTCTGGGCGGCGAAGCTGGATGCGACCTTGATGATGCAATCGTTGGTTCGGGAAATCGACGACCATTTGAGACCACTGGGCTTTGCCAAGCGCAAACATGCCTTCCGTCCGCACATCACACTGGGTAAATGGAAAGGCGCGTCCGACGACTTTCCGACAATCGACGAGCCGTTGGAGCCGATTCAATTGCGGGTGGACCGCTTAAACCTTTACCAGAGCGTCTTGACGCCGTCTTCGCCACCGGAATATCGCCTTTTAAATAGCTTACCTTTAGAGACCTATTGA
- a CDS encoding NnrS family protein produces the protein MNWLSASPFNDLLTSLTGPKNHSKAVFAYGFRPFFWLIPWVLTVNVFLWVAFWTGWWPVSFPSSPLNWHIYELLFGITSGMMAAFIMTAVPEFFEGTPPVNGRTLFGLVALWLAGRLAFWGIDVIGVYGVAIIHLAFLPSVLWLVGKPIFTDPLKRQWGLALAYGLIVFCQALFFAAEAEWVPLSSFAVLQASVGAFMILVLVAVRRIATQSINEWFEQEHIDARFLARPPAYNLAVFSLAVATLTELLFPGNSAQAWLNLAVMAALFNTLNDFFRTDTFILKFPTVWPIMILLTLFGAGYGLMGWDALQENVQISAHFRHFLTMGALGLAYFIVLMVVSHIHTGRPLTRLGWLKMGVVLITAATLIRGLVIPAFPEMQNGLYVLAGLLWTGAFIGYWWRYHTWLTHPRADGLPG, from the coding sequence ATGAACTGGCTTTCCGCTTCCCCTTTCAATGACTTACTCACCAGCCTGACCGGACCGAAAAACCATTCCAAAGCGGTTTTCGCCTACGGTTTTCGGCCATTTTTCTGGTTGATTCCCTGGGTGCTGACCGTCAATGTCTTCCTGTGGGTAGCGTTCTGGACCGGCTGGTGGCCGGTGTCGTTTCCGTCTTCGCCGCTGAATTGGCATATTTATGAACTTTTGTTCGGCATCACTTCCGGCATGATGGCCGCTTTCATCATGACGGCCGTGCCGGAGTTTTTCGAAGGCACGCCGCCCGTGAACGGCCGAACCTTATTCGGACTCGTCGCACTCTGGCTGGCCGGGCGCCTGGCTTTTTGGGGAATTGATGTCATTGGTGTCTATGGCGTCGCCATTATTCATCTGGCTTTTTTACCCTCTGTGCTTTGGCTGGTCGGAAAACCAATTTTCACAGACCCTCTGAAACGCCAATGGGGGCTTGCGCTTGCCTACGGATTAATCGTGTTCTGTCAGGCCCTGTTTTTTGCCGCCGAAGCGGAATGGGTTCCGCTGTCCAGTTTCGCCGTCCTGCAAGCCTCCGTCGGCGCGTTTATGATTTTGGTCTTGGTCGCCGTGCGTCGCATCGCCACCCAATCCATTAACGAATGGTTCGAACAGGAGCACATTGACGCCCGCTTCTTGGCCAGACCGCCCGCTTACAACCTGGCCGTTTTCAGCCTCGCGGTCGCGACCTTAACGGAACTGTTGTTTCCCGGCAATTCCGCCCAGGCCTGGCTGAATTTGGCGGTCATGGCCGCTCTGTTCAACACCTTGAATGATTTTTTCCGAACCGATACCTTCATTCTCAAATTCCCGACGGTTTGGCCGATTATGATTTTATTGACGTTATTTGGTGCCGGATACGGTCTTATGGGATGGGATGCATTGCAAGAAAACGTTCAAATATCCGCTCATTTCCGACATTTTCTTACTATGGGCGCGTTGGGGCTGGCTTACTTTATTGTTTTAATGGTTGTCAGCCACATTCACACTGGCCGTCCGCTCACCCGGCTCGGTTGGCTGAAAATGGGCGTCGTACTGATTACCGCCGCCACGCTGATTCGCGGCCTCGTGATTCCGGCGTTTCCTGAGATGCAAAACGGGCTGTACGTACTGGCGGGATTACTTTGGACTGGCGCCTTTATCGGCTATTGGTGGCGTTATCACACTTGGCTCACCCACCCCAGAGCCGACGGCCTGCCGGGTTAA
- a CDS encoding lysophospholipid acyltransferase family protein, translated as MAETPKQDWRGRLFIGLLRFFAWWPLRVNHAMGTAIGYLLWWLPNSPKRISAINLKIAFPDASETEHRALLKQSLIELGKTTTELGPLWLWSNQKVLNLIQEVEGEELVQAAFDKGKGVIVLSPHIGAWEAMGFYWSSKYPITSLYRPPNLPSIETFMREVRERGSAKLVPTDLSGVKALRKALNQNEMVGILPDQDPGKSGGVYAPFFGNPARTMVLVSRLAAKAQCDVLFTFAERLPKGRGYRLNILPAEVAVAARDEQTAAEALNRGVEVCARRVPAQYQWNYKRYKHPPEGVVDVYKK; from the coding sequence ATGGCGGAGACTCCGAAACAGGACTGGCGTGGCCGGTTGTTTATCGGTCTGTTACGATTTTTCGCTTGGTGGCCATTGCGCGTCAATCATGCGATGGGCACCGCCATCGGTTACCTGCTATGGTGGCTACCGAATTCGCCGAAACGCATTTCGGCCATTAACCTGAAAATCGCTTTTCCGGACGCGTCCGAAACCGAGCACCGCGCCTTGCTGAAGCAAAGTCTCATCGAGTTGGGCAAAACCACCACGGAGCTGGGGCCGCTGTGGCTGTGGTCGAACCAAAAGGTGCTGAACCTGATCCAGGAAGTGGAGGGTGAAGAGCTGGTGCAAGCCGCGTTTGATAAAGGCAAAGGCGTGATTGTGCTGTCGCCGCACATCGGGGCCTGGGAAGCGATGGGCTTTTATTGGTCGAGCAAATACCCGATTACCAGCTTGTATCGTCCGCCGAATTTACCGTCGATTGAAACCTTTATGCGTGAAGTACGGGAAAGAGGCAGTGCCAAGCTGGTACCCACCGATTTGTCGGGCGTGAAGGCGCTGCGCAAAGCCTTGAACCAGAATGAAATGGTCGGTATTCTGCCCGATCAGGATCCGGGTAAAAGCGGCGGTGTCTATGCGCCGTTTTTCGGGAACCCGGCGCGGACCATGGTGTTGGTGTCGCGCTTGGCGGCTAAAGCGCAGTGCGATGTATTGTTTACCTTTGCCGAGCGGTTGCCAAAAGGGCGCGGTTATCGTCTCAATATTCTGCCCGCCGAAGTGGCGGTGGCCGCTCGTGACGAACAAACGGCGGCCGAGGCCTTGAATCGCGGTGTGGAGGTCTGCGCCCGGCGCGTTCCGGCGCAGTATCAGTGGAACTACAAGCGCTACAAGCATCCGCCGGAAGGCGTGGTGGATGTTTACAAAAAATAG
- a CDS encoding ABC transporter ATP-binding protein: MAQLNVSHLSHRFGPTDILADIHFSLQQGEVVSIVGPSGGGKTTLLHLCSGLLEVENGRIDNEFSSQAFAFQEARLLPWKTTLDNIAFGLKARGVSRQERYEKARRIALEFGLKISDLDKFPKDLSGGMRQRVSFARALVLKPEILFLDEPFSALDIGLKQELQSILIEQVTQHNLSVLFVTHDLTEALKLSHRILVLGHSPGRIVRQIELTTPLTERTDHDIHNELRQLLADPCIIDTFELNITQRGKQTA; the protein is encoded by the coding sequence ATGGCGCAACTGAACGTATCCCACCTCAGCCACCGCTTCGGCCCGACCGACATTCTGGCCGACATCCACTTCTCGTTACAGCAGGGCGAAGTGGTTTCGATTGTCGGCCCGAGCGGTGGCGGCAAAACCACTCTATTGCATCTTTGCAGCGGCTTATTGGAAGTGGAAAACGGCCGCATTGACAATGAATTTTCCTCCCAGGCCTTTGCCTTTCAGGAAGCCCGCCTACTACCCTGGAAAACCACTTTAGACAACATCGCCTTCGGTTTGAAAGCCCGCGGTGTTTCGCGGCAAGAACGTTATGAAAAAGCGCGTCGCATCGCATTGGAGTTCGGCTTAAAAATCAGCGACCTGGACAAATTCCCGAAAGACCTCAGCGGCGGCATGCGCCAACGCGTCTCCTTTGCCCGCGCCTTGGTGCTGAAACCGGAAATTCTATTCTTGGACGAACCCTTTTCCGCGCTCGACATTGGCTTGAAGCAAGAACTGCAATCGATTCTGATTGAGCAAGTCACCCAACACAACCTGTCGGTTCTGTTCGTCACTCACGATTTAACGGAAGCCCTTAAACTCAGTCACCGCATACTGGTCCTGGGTCATTCACCAGGTCGCATTGTCCGCCAAATCGAACTGACCACCCCCTTGACCGAACGCACCGATCACGACATCCACAACGAACTGCGTCAATTGCTGGCCGATCCGTGCATTATCGACACCTTTGAACTCAACATCACCCAGCGAGGGAAACAAACCGCATGA
- a CDS encoding EAL domain-containing protein translates to MSPLSFEAYLNQAPYAFFRWQNTENWPVIYASEAADRLLGYAVSDWTTGKVQYADIVHPEDKQLVIDELTEAAEKGLESIVHAPYRLKTQDDRWIWIKDYTQIIRDDQGRVIEYYGFLEDLTDFLAYKAQAKATQQINDQMNNALDQSNLISRSDQYGNITYVNNNLLNLTGYSRDELIGQPHNILRHPDTPTNVFKEMWQTIQSNRVWKGTLKNRKKNGEPYYVEMTLVPLVDDQGRFIEYLAIRHEVTGLITKQMDLETAVKTSRLLNIPNRVALLEAIETLEHPQLALFDLDNFKQVNEYFGHQFGDQMLISTLLHLFLYKPLDTRVYHLGSDQLVLTSEEPDAQRFEQQMIQLRNRLSNHKITVQSQDIYINQTLALSFEPKENLLNSLEVAMRHAKNTHQDVLVYSSAIDTYQQRADNLMWSEKLNQALLEDRITTFFQPILNLRSGRIEKHEALVRMIEPDDKVISPFFFLEVSQQTKKYPILSKRVVAKAFQAFKRSEQAFSINISATDMTNPDYVDYLLKHVEQFSHPERITLEILESEEITDFVKVEKFIDQLRGLGCKIAIDDFGAGYANFENLLKLHADFIKIDGSLIKQLAENQDAYDIVESIVSFAKKKDIQTIAEFVSSADILDAVKRLDIDFAQGYFIGEPAKAPMDAPEL, encoded by the coding sequence ATGTCACCACTGAGTTTCGAAGCCTATCTGAATCAAGCGCCCTATGCGTTTTTTCGATGGCAGAACACCGAAAACTGGCCGGTCATCTATGCTTCGGAAGCCGCAGATCGCCTGTTGGGTTACGCCGTCTCGGACTGGACGACAGGAAAAGTTCAATACGCCGACATCGTCCACCCGGAAGACAAACAACTGGTCATCGACGAACTGACCGAGGCCGCTGAAAAAGGCTTGGAAAGCATTGTCCACGCACCTTATCGCCTGAAGACACAGGACGACCGCTGGATTTGGATCAAGGATTACACCCAAATCATCCGAGACGACCAAGGCCGCGTCATCGAATACTACGGTTTCCTCGAAGACCTGACCGACTTCCTCGCCTATAAAGCCCAGGCAAAAGCGACGCAGCAAATCAACGACCAGATGAACAATGCCCTGGATCAGAGCAACCTCATTTCCCGCTCGGATCAATACGGCAACATCACCTACGTCAACAATAACCTGTTGAACCTCACCGGTTACTCGCGCGACGAACTCATCGGTCAACCCCACAACATCCTGCGCCATCCGGATACGCCGACCAATGTTTTCAAAGAAATGTGGCAGACCATCCAGTCCAACCGGGTCTGGAAAGGCACATTGAAAAACCGGAAGAAAAACGGCGAACCCTACTATGTGGAAATGACCTTGGTGCCGCTGGTGGACGACCAGGGCCGATTCATCGAATACCTCGCCATCCGCCACGAAGTCACCGGGCTCATCACCAAACAGATGGACTTGGAAACCGCCGTCAAAACGTCGCGATTGCTCAACATTCCGAACCGCGTGGCCTTGCTGGAAGCCATTGAGACCCTGGAACACCCGCAACTGGCGTTGTTCGATTTGGACAACTTCAAGCAGGTCAACGAGTATTTCGGCCACCAGTTCGGCGACCAGATGCTCATCAGCACGCTGCTGCACCTTTTCCTCTACAAACCACTCGACACCCGCGTCTATCACCTCGGTTCCGACCAATTGGTGCTGACCTCGGAGGAACCGGACGCCCAGCGCTTCGAGCAGCAGATGATTCAACTGCGAAACCGTTTGTCGAACCATAAAATCACGGTGCAGTCGCAGGACATCTACATCAACCAAACCCTGGCCCTGAGTTTCGAGCCGAAGGAAAACCTGCTCAACTCGCTCGAGGTGGCGATGCGCCATGCCAAAAATACCCATCAGGACGTTTTGGTCTATTCGTCGGCCATCGACACCTATCAACAGCGTGCCGACAACCTCATGTGGTCGGAAAAACTGAACCAGGCCTTACTGGAAGACCGCATCACCACCTTCTTCCAACCGATTCTGAACTTGCGCAGCGGCCGCATCGAAAAACACGAAGCCCTAGTGCGGATGATCGAACCGGATGACAAGGTGATTTCCCCGTTTTTCTTTTTGGAAGTCTCCCAGCAGACCAAAAAATACCCGATACTGTCGAAACGGGTCGTCGCCAAGGCCTTCCAAGCATTCAAGCGCTCGGAACAAGCTTTTTCCATCAATATTTCCGCCACCGACATGACCAATCCGGATTACGTCGATTACCTGCTCAAACACGTTGAGCAATTCAGTCACCCGGAACGTATCACCCTGGAAATTCTTGAATCCGAAGAAATCACCGACTTCGTCAAGGTGGAGAAATTCATCGATCAACTGCGTGGGCTCGGCTGTAAAATCGCCATCGACGATTTCGGAGCCGGTTACGCCAATTTCGAAAACCTGCTGAAACTGCACGCCGACTTCATCAAAATCGACGGCTCACTCATCAAACAGCTGGCGGAAAACCAAGACGCCTACGACATCGTCGAGTCCATCGTCTCCTTCGCCAAGAAAAAAGACATCCAAACCATTGCCGAATTCGTCAGCAGTGCCGACATTCTCGACGCCGTGAAACGCCTCGACATCGACTTCGCGCAAGGGTATTTCATTGGTGAACCCGCCAAGGCCCCAATGGATGCACCCGAACTTTAG
- a CDS encoding ABC transporter permease — MNAFAQILKEFPRYLWSGWGALASIFLFLALWDIGHQFNGSLILPSPKETLLTLWQMLQSPELWQSLWITVQRALWGFGIALLLGTSFGMLAGTFVTAAMMSRPLITIIMGVPPIAWIVLAMLWFGMTDESVIFTVVIAAFPIIFIGALQGTRTLEGDLLEMSDSFQPPFWMKLTDLVFPHLFSYVFPAWISALGMSWKIVVMAELLTTPDGIGADLAVARSHFNSADAMALITVMVLVLLVVEYLLLEPIKREVEQWRN, encoded by the coding sequence ATGAACGCATTTGCACAAATCTTAAAAGAATTTCCCCGTTACCTATGGAGCGGTTGGGGCGCACTGGCAAGTATCTTTCTGTTTCTGGCACTTTGGGATATCGGCCATCAATTCAACGGCAGCCTGATTCTGCCTTCTCCGAAAGAAACGCTTCTCACCCTGTGGCAAATGCTGCAGTCGCCCGAACTTTGGCAGTCGCTCTGGATTACCGTTCAACGCGCCCTTTGGGGCTTTGGCATCGCCTTATTGCTGGGCACGTCATTCGGGATGCTGGCCGGCACTTTTGTCACGGCTGCCATGATGAGTCGCCCTTTGATTACCATTATCATGGGCGTCCCGCCGATTGCCTGGATTGTCTTGGCGATGCTCTGGTTCGGCATGACCGATGAAAGCGTCATTTTCACCGTCGTCATCGCGGCCTTCCCGATTATCTTCATCGGCGCATTACAAGGCACACGGACACTGGAAGGCGATTTATTGGAAATGAGCGACAGCTTTCAACCGCCGTTTTGGATGAAACTCACCGACCTGGTCTTTCCGCACCTGTTTTCCTATGTATTTCCGGCTTGGATTTCGGCTTTGGGCATGAGTTGGAAAATTGTCGTCATGGCCGAACTACTCACCACACCGGACGGCATCGGTGCGGACCTGGCGGTGGCACGCAGCCATTTCAACTCTGCCGATGCCATGGCGTTGATTACCGTGATGGTGCTGGTATTACTGGTCGTCGAATATTTGTTGCTGGAACCGATTAAACGAGAGGTGGAACAATGGCGCAACTGA
- a CDS encoding tRNA 2-thiocytidine biosynthesis TtcA family protein, with the protein MSDTETTPTESAPKKAKKDWIKPPKSILKLVGRAIAQYQMIREGDRILLGLSGGKDSLALLVILKHLQRHSPIKFELAACTIDPEIPGFDPSPLKEWVASMEIPYFYESEDLVALADAHMKGNSFCSFCARQKRGKLYTVCRREGYNVLALAQHLDDLAESLLMSAFNAGELRTMKAHYLNNEKDIRIIRPLVRVRENQTRDFSESAGLPIIPDNCPACYAKPQERQRMKELLLEQEKHNKHLYANLWHAMQPLVADDNHAGLAQLMDEEEG; encoded by the coding sequence ATGTCCGACACCGAAACAACGCCAACCGAATCCGCCCCGAAAAAAGCCAAAAAGGATTGGATTAAGCCGCCCAAGTCCATTTTGAAACTGGTCGGGCGCGCCATTGCGCAATACCAGATGATACGCGAAGGCGACCGCATTTTATTGGGGCTGTCGGGCGGCAAGGATTCATTGGCTTTGTTGGTGATTCTCAAGCATTTGCAGCGCCATTCGCCCATTAAATTCGAGTTGGCGGCCTGCACCATCGACCCGGAAATCCCGGGGTTCGATCCGTCGCCATTGAAAGAGTGGGTCGCGTCGATGGAAATTCCCTATTTTTATGAATCCGAAGATTTGGTGGCTTTAGCCGACGCGCACATGAAAGGCAATTCCTTTTGCAGCTTTTGCGCACGCCAGAAGCGCGGCAAGCTTTATACCGTTTGCCGACGCGAAGGCTATAACGTTTTGGCCTTGGCGCAGCATCTGGACGATTTGGCGGAAAGCCTGTTGATGTCGGCGTTCAATGCCGGAGAGTTGCGCACGATGAAAGCGCATTACCTCAATAACGAAAAAGACATCCGCATTATCCGGCCGCTGGTGCGGGTGCGCGAAAACCAAACACGGGATTTTTCCGAATCCGCCGGCTTGCCGATTATTCCCGACAATTGCCCGGCCTGTTACGCCAAACCGCAGGAGCGACAGCGTATGAAAGAGTTGCTGCTGGAGCAGGAAAAACACAATAAACACCTGTACGCCAACCTTTGGCACGCCATGCAACCGCTGGTGGCGGACGACAACCATGCCGGGTTGGCGCAGTTAATGGATGAAGAAGAGGGCTGA